Proteins from one Mus pahari chromosome 10, PAHARI_EIJ_v1.1, whole genome shotgun sequence genomic window:
- the Cd3e gene encoding T-cell surface glycoprotein CD3 epsilon chain: MRWNTFWGVLGLSLLAVGTCQDDTEDIEYKVSISGTSVELTCPLESDDNLKWEKNDQILPKKNDKLLVLEDFSEVEDSGYYVCYIEASKKNAYLYLKARVCENCVEVDLTTVAIIIIVDICITLGLLMVVYYWSKNRKAKAKPVTRGTGAGSRPRGQNKERPPPVPNPDYEPIRKGQRDLYSGLNQRAI, translated from the exons ATGCGGTGGAACACTTTCTGGGGTGTCCTGGGCCTCAGCCTCCTAGCAG ttGGCACTTGCCAGGACG ATACCGAGGACATTG aatATAAAGTCTCCATCTCAGGAACCAGTGTAGAGTTGACATGCCCTCTAGAGAGTGACGACAacttaaaatgggaaaaaaatgaccaGATACTGCCTAAAAAGAATGATAAGCTCCTGGTGCTAGAGGATTTCTCAGAAGTCGAGGACAGTGGCTACTATGTCTGCTACATAGAAGCCTCAAAGAAAAACGCATACCTGTACCTGAAAGCTCGAG TGTGTGAGAATTGTGTGGAGGTGGACCTGACTACAGTAGCCATAATCATCATTGTTGACATCTGTATCACCCTGGGCTTGCTGATGGTCGTTTATTACTGGAGCAAGAAtaggaaggccaaggccaagccTGTGACCCGAGGAACCGGTGCTGGTAGCAGACCCAGAG ggcAAAACAAGGAGCGGCCACCACCTGTTCCCAACCCAGACTACGAG CCCATCCGCAAAGGCCAGCGGGACCTGTATTCTGGTCTGAATCAGAGAGCAATCTga